One stretch of Orcinus orca chromosome 15, mOrcOrc1.1, whole genome shotgun sequence DNA includes these proteins:
- the MMAB gene encoding corrinoid adenosyltransferase MMAB, translating into MAVWGLGGRLGLRGCLGARKLLCPRFQSRGPQGVEDGDRPQPSSKTPKLPKIYTKTGDKGFSSTFTGERRPKDDQVFEAVGTTDELSSAIGFAMELIAEKGHPFVEELQKIQCSLQDVGSALATPRSSAREAHLKHATFEAGPILELEQWIDRYSSQLPLLTAFILPSGGKSSSALHFCRAVCRRAERRVVPLVQSGETDANVAKFLNRLSDYLFTLARYTAMKEGNPEKIYKKNDLSVHA; encoded by the exons ATGGCTGTGTGGGGCCTGGGAGGTCGCCTTGGCTTGCGCGGGTGCCTCGGCGCCCGCAAGCTATTGTGTCCCCGTTTCCAGAGCCGCGGCCCCCAGGGCGTGGAAGACGGGGACAG GCCACAGCCTTCCTCGAAGACACCCAAGCTCCCCAAGATCTACACCAAAACAGGAGACAAAG GGTTTTCCAGCACCTTCACCGGAGAAAGGAGACCGAAAGATGACCAGGTGTTTGAAGCCGTGGGAACTACAGATGAATTAAGTTCAGCCATTGG GTTTGCTATGGAATTAATTGCAGAAAAGGGCCACCCGTTTGTGGAAGAGCTTCAGAAA ATCCAATGCTCCCTGCAGGACGTCGGCTCTGCACTGGCAACACCGCGCTCCTCAGCCAGGGAGGCTCACTTAA AACATGCCACGTTCGAGGCAGGGCCCATCCTGGAGCTGGAGCAGTGGATCGACAGATACTCCAGCCAGCTGCCCCTGCTCACGGCTTTCATCCTGCCT TCCGGAGGCAAGAGCAGCTCCGCACTGCATTTCTGTCGGGCCGTGTGCCGCCGAGCTGAGAGACG CGTGGTGCCTCTTGTCCAGTCTGGTGAGACGGATGCAAACGTGGCCAAGTTCTTAAACAG ACTCAGTGACTATCTCTTCACGTTAGCCAGATACACAGCCATGAAGGAGGGGAATCCagaaaaaatatacaagaaaaatgACTTGTCGGTCCATGCCTGA